A stretch of DNA from Lycium ferocissimum isolate CSIRO_LF1 chromosome 4, AGI_CSIRO_Lferr_CH_V1, whole genome shotgun sequence:
TTGCTATGCCATGAACATGTGATCTTGAATATCCATGTCTTCTTCAGCAGCTTTTCGACTGATCTTGGCAATCTCTTCTTCTCCCTTATCTTCTTGATTATACAATCCAAATCTTCACGATTTCTCACTAGTAAATCTCCATGCCCTGATTATAGTATCGTATAACCAACAATCGAATATCAGATTTTGGTCTATTGGCATTGTTATTTCTCTTAAATACATGTAATCAACAATATAATACATAGAACAATATATATGGATGAGTAATTCATAAATAAAACACAGAAcatgcaatatatatacatataatatataatttacatacatttgaaagaaagagagaagaagtGTATAGACAAACAATCTTACACCCATACACAATACATACaatctataaatatttgacaGAAAAGGCGGAAGAAGTCTACTACATGTTTACATACACATGTTATACAAATACTATACATTgtgttaaaactttaaaaaatcggACACAATTTCTCGATAAAGATTTCAGGTGACCTTTATAAGGATATATACAATAtccatacatatttcatacacataAATTAACTAGACAATTAACACAATTTAATACACAAGAACTAGGACTGAAAATCAGTCAAAAGTAGCTCAAATTTTACCCAAATAGCCTCAAAACTTAGATCCGGACTCCCTTCGACCTTCCAGTTCTTTTGGCATATCACCCACTCAAAATGAAATTCATTTGTGGCAAATCAATTTTTCAAACTTGAGCTTCGATCTCTTTTAATAGCTGACAATGGAGTTTTTTTCGAATTTGGTTCTTCTATTTTTAACTTCTTGAAAAAGCTTAAAATAAGAAATCGGAAAGACGAAATCATGGGTGAAGTTAAGAGAGTttttagtccttttttttttttttttgcataataAATGGAATCCAAAACACAAATAAACTAGACTACTGTGGAAAGTTGACTCTTACTAAACTGAAAAGGGGAGATACCCTTAGCAATGGGTAATTCGTGggttgatgaagatgaatatgtggttgaagttgagcgaaggataaaaatttgaatgaaaattgcATCATCAAACAGTGGTGTAGAGAGAGGAgcttttgaaattaaaaagatttTGATGAAGAAGGAAACTGAAATCATGTTCCAATTGTGATGCGGAGAATCTGCCGCTTAATGGATTCAATCTCAAACTTCCGTGAATCGTGGATGAAAATGGGGAGAGAAAATTGCAAGGAGATATTATAGGGAGAGGGAATACTGAACGGTTACGTGATTTATGGCTTTTGCTTTATTGAATagtaacttcttcttttttttactgTATTTGATATTTTGTATAGGTTTTGTAAGTTTTCTAATTTTAGGTTTTGCAAACTTAAAAGTAtggttatgttttgtaaatacaccctctatctatgtatatatatgtttttctcccttcttctttttgtgaAGGTTACTTTAGAAAAGTTCCAATTTTTTCGGTTTTAGAAGGTTACTATGGGGATCGTTTGGTGCATGATATAAGCTGGGATATTTCAGAtttaaatttataccttctactaAATAGAGTATAAAATGAAATACAATCTTAAGGATGGATATCCCACTTTATCCCATTAAAGTTGgcattatttatcccatctcccagatgggataaattagtctcaggattataatcccggaATAACGTACCGAACGACCCCTTAGAGCCATCATTTAATTAaatagtcaaacctctctaaATCATTGTTGGGTTCGAAGAAGCGAAATCTTTTGGCGGCTATAGCGAACGATTGTTATATACctacaacaacaatgacatttAATAATATTTAGTTCTTATAGGAAGAAAAGATGCAtatataaaatctaatttttttttatttttaattgccaaattataaatttaatcaCACTTTATATAATGAAGGAAAATCATTTAatgaggatatatatatatatatatatatatatatatatatatatatatatatatataatattcttGTCATTAATTGTGtattgaaatatgaaaatatttgatcaaaatctcTGTACCTATTATTCATAATCTTAGAGATTTATATATCTTTAAAGATAATTAATCATTATATTGTTAAAATATCGTACTATTATAAAGACACGATATTGAAATGTCTCATTTTACTTTCTTGTGTCTTTGATTATAAATCTTTATAATCAAACTGCcggaataaatttatatatgtataaagatGATTAATCATTATATTGTCAAAAGAGCATAATATTACAAAGACACAAGATTTAAATgtcttattttactttcttgtttctttgatTATAAATCTTTATAATCAAAGAGCGTACTATTATAAAGATGGATGttgctgttataggcaaaaaactGTTATTGAGcgataaaatataacataaaacatCGGTTCCaaaaaaacttgattatttaaaaaaaaaaattattacatagGGGAGAGGGGATTataatgtggggattcgaactcTCACCAACAAGTTCATGTAGCCAATCAACTGAGAAAACTTAGATTATTACAGAGAGGTTTGACTATATAAGATGTTAATTGGGGGTTTGAGATTGTTTAGATACACTCATTTGTCAATGAAACAACTCATTTGTCAGTGAAATAATTGACACAAAGTATCCCGAATCCATTCCCCTTTAACATATCTTAAGGGAAAGTTTTTAGAATTctagatgtcacgacccgactaggggccatgacgggtacccggagctgactagcACCACTCATTAGACTAATCATTATACTCTACCTGAACATGTATGATCTCTAAAGCAacacatatctatatacataagccctcacggctgcaaaaatgatatacaaaagtacAATGTAGTCAACACggaacatctactacccacacgtacatatctacgagcctttactagAGTACTATACatgaggacgggacaggaccccgtcatgcccaaaaacatatgtacacaaaataatatatcaaaatagcacctccggaataatagagtgctcctgtaaatccaCTGATCAGCTACTAtgaatctgggtcacctccctgtctacctgtgggcatgaacacattgtccaaaaagaaaggacgtcagtacgaacattgcactaagtatgtaaggcatgaataatactggccaaataaagaaatcatgaagcatgagatgaggatataaCCTGATTAACCTTTAAAAGTAAACACGTGTTATACATctcacatatataaacatatcacATGTATCatcgtcgttaacccgcgtccgggtaaccatcatacgccgtccactagtggtgtcatgtccggccctctaggcacggtataatcatatgcagcccgcctttgcGGCGACATGTCCagccatctaggcatggtggaatcgtatacagcccgccttcgcggtggcATGTCttgccatctaggcacggtggaatcttatgcagcccgccttcgcggtgacatgtccggccatctaggcacggtgaaatcgtatgcagcccgccttcgcggtgacatgtccggccatctaggcaggtggaatcgtatgcagcccgccttcgcggtgacatgtccggccatctaggcacagtGGGATTGTATGCAGCCCGCTTTtacggtgacatgtccggccatctaggcacggtggaattgtatgcagcccgccttcgcagtgacatgtccggctatctaggcacggtggaatctcatcatcatatacttattataaactcatcatatacttattataaactcatcataaccttatcatcatcatacaatCATCATGaaacatgcattagaactcaaagataatctataactatatcagggtgacgtaaggtcgagaacccccaattccattatgagtaatcataatcatcatacctcaccttgaaggaactagcatcataaggtgggtctggAAACAATGAATGACATCAAGGAATCGTATAatgatcattagcttcgtaaaatgtcatatcatattcatagcatgaacTTCGTGAGAATATCGTATCAtaggctttagaatctctagacttaggctcatcattaccattatcgtattcataacatatctcttattcttttatcttatgagAAGCCCTATATAACGTTGACTCAtatttttcggaatgtaagaaagtcatggagagaCAAAGGgagtcatgtcataggaatcatgccttggaagagaagggactagccttacatacctttgtatctcttCAACTCTATCGTCTAATTGCGTGCCTCTTAAGcttgcgattctaccttcaagagaattcgtactaagattagataattgaagacatacttaggcttaagctaaaactaacgaaaattgggcagcatctcctttgtttctacaacttcctccatatgctataacaactcccaacatcaataacaacattcattatatcataatcaataactttgtcaagttcgacattattcaGTTCCCACAATTCCTtaccaaaatgattcatgacCATAGTTATGGCATAACATTGTATTTGTTCTCATATAATAcctctttaacatcatttgtatcatttacaacaagatttCACTCATAATACCTCAAGAATCATGATCCATATCAAACTACTATTCACGAATACCACTATTCttatatttgtaacccattttctacctttttccataatccaagtctttcaacccttcaatattctaaataatacgaaatgatcataaaactcacctttgattgtgtagaaatggatttTAGgtggaaatgcttcacttgaagaaaaccctagctccacttccaaagaaattcttgacttctagcaatCCTAAAGAGGTTCCTTGCTCTTGATTTCGttggattaatgatgttgatctttgatttgccttggATTTATGTAAATGGAGTGTgaggaaggttctagaggtgtggagagggtttttgggagtatttagggtctgttggtgatgaaaaatgggaaaaaaacgtagtgggccaaatatatataacttgGAACTTTTTCACCGACAAAGAACTTACGGTGGACATACGGTTCTATGTCATACTTACGGTACGTATGTCTGACCGTAACTCTCTAATGTTGTTTTACGCCTCTCAGACATGACAGACGGTCCGTATGTCACTTTTACAATccgtatgttgggccgtatctCTACTCAGTCAACAAACTTTCACGAAAAGTACTTTCTTCGATTGTCTTAGCCTCGTAACCTTTAGGGTACATGCTTAATGATTGTCAAAGTCTTTCTTTAACCTGATAGGGGTATCATAGCCTCTCTGGACTTACATTAATTTGCTTACGATGTAATCGACGCGGAAATTCTCAAGGTGTAACACTAGAAATTCTTAGTATTTTTTTCAACCCAAAGTTTAAATCTTTTTCACTTCCATATACTGCAGACCATATGGAAAGAATGAGCAATAACAATCATGAACTTCAACCCTGAAAAAGATAATAGTTTCAAAACAACTGACATTCTAGAAGATTAAATTACTCCACAATTCTGCCAAATCTACTAATTTTCCCTTGCTTCCAAATGACAAAACagcaaaaaaaattctttcactgttgttttcttcttctaaatTTGTTAAATCAATAACATTGAGGAAAAGCTATTTATTCTTCCCAATTTTGTTACTTTAGGGACTACTGGTTGCAGATCAAAACTCGCAAGATACTTCCCACTCAAAACCCGTAAGAACAAAATGAAATCAGGAAGTCTCAAGAGACATCAAAAAAgcaatgaaagaaaagaaaaagagaaaaaaaaaaaaaaagagcaaaattttgagcaaaaattaaaagatacTGGGAGCAAAAATTGTAGACTCCAGTTTTCTATTACGAGTTACGAGTTACGACTTCCGAGTAAGAGATTGGGATGACGAATTTTCTAGACCTGCGTATTGGGTATTAGCTAAGAGGTGAGATTTACCAAAATGTCGTTATTTCTGAATTTACAAAAATGCCTTTGGACGACCATCCTGGCTCTTCTATATATagtagaaattatatatatatatatatatatatatatagatagataaatagagagagagagagagagagagagagagagagagagagagagagagagagagagagatgagaaTTTTATGAATCCCATTTTATTACTGTGAGTTCATCGAGATGGAAAGGAAAAGTATCTTATACGTAGAACAATTTCATTTTCCTTAACTATAACTTGGTAGGAGAGATTCCAATGGAGATTTTAGATCTCTTGTTCAAGAGATTTACATCAATCAAATATTCTTAGAGCGATATAACAATGCGGTAACTGTTTCGAATAGGTACCACCAAATCCTAAAATTTATGCAATAAAAAATCCGATCTCCCCCGAATCCAAACAACATATTAATGAAGAATGGAAGTTCAAGTTTCTGGTTTGAGAATTGGACAAAACTTGGTGCACTTTACTATGTGATTACAGAATCCAACTTTGATGCAGAGGTGGAAGTCAAGGAGTATGTAGCAGGAGATAGGTGGAATTTAGAGAGATTATCTGAAGTTTTACCAGAAGAAGTTGTTAATCATATCCAAAACATATCAAGGTGCCTTTAGAATTAGAGGGGGATGACAAAGCGTAGTGGCAACTAACCAAGAATGGATTGTTTACAATCAAATCTTCTTGGGACTATATGAGGCAGAGAGAGGAAAAAAGAGAagcttttaatttcatttggGAAAAAGGATTTCCAATAAAGATTAGTTTTTTTATGTGGAGGGCATGGCATGGCAGAATTGCTACAGACGACATCCTGAAAAGGATGAATATTTCTATTTGTTCTAGATGCTGGTGTTGCAACAACCACCAACAAGAGACCATGTCACATTTGTTTTTGCTTCTTGTGCAGGTTTTAACATGGAGGGAAGACATCTACATCAGGCTATTTTAACTTGGTGGACAGCAGATGTTAACACTAAGTTACAGGCTATATTTAGAGCAGTTCCAGCTATTATCATGTGGGAGTTATGGAAAATGAGAAATGCAATCAAACATGGGAATAGCATCACATATAGCAGGCTAGTATATCAAGTTTTACATAACATTCATCAGTTGTGTAAACTAAGATATCCCTGGCTATATAATATTCCTATGGAGTGGTCAGAATTGGTTCAATTATTGCGTAACTACAAACCAAAGCTCTTCTATGCTAAGGCAAAAGGGTTGACACCTAATAATAGGAAACTGAAGTGCAATACTGATGGTGCAACCAGAGGAAACCCAGGCAGAAATTCGTATGCCTtttgtatcaagaatcatacgGGAGACTTAATATATGCACAGTCAGAGGAGATTCACATCACAACAAACAAGGAAGCAGAAATAGTGGCAAATAGACAGGCTTTATTATTTTGCAGGAACCAACAACTAACAGATATTCACATAGAGACTGATTCAAAGGTGCTACAACAAATAATTCAGAAATAATGGAAACCTCCATGGGAGTTCGTAGAGATTGTTAAAGATATTCAAAGGGACATGGAAGCATGCCAAGCACATATCAGTCACATATTCAGAGAGGGTAATCAACTAGCGGATTGTTTGGCTAATTACTCTTTGGAAAACACAGGTAGATTTGAAGCAAATCATTTTAAGGATCTTCCAACAGCTGCTACGAAGATTCTTAACATGGATAAAGCTCAAATACCGTATCTAAGGATACGGTCCAGGAGAATACAAGCTTAAATGTGATACATTAATGGTGAAAACCCTAAAATTATATTAGGGTTATGAAATCGCAAAAGGATGACTACAAGCAACAATCAACAtcaattggaagaagaaaataggaATTACTTACTCTATGGGAGGATGACAGATCAGAAATTTATAGCTTGTGCTCAAAGTCACCATGGAAGCTCACTTCTTCCTCATCGCAACTTCAAGCTTGTTGATGCAGCTCTGGAATATTGGATTCAGGATAGAGGCGATGGATAAGATGGACTTGAAGAATCGATTCTTGGAGAGGGAGCTGGATTTAGGGATTTTTTGGAGTTGAATCTTTTAGATTCACATTTTGTTGCCTTTATTcctcttgttttgtttttgttgtctTTATTTGAACCCCTGAGTGTTTTATttccaaataaataaaagacccACTAAGCATGCTTAGtggtattaaattttttttttaaaaaaacaacatATTAATGCGGTAAAATTGAAAATGCAAAATATTCTTTCATATTTCCCCTATTTCACTAAAAACATGGAGACATTTCGTATTATAGCAAACAAAAAGGGGAAATATGAAAGAATCCTACGCGAGATTTACCTCATCTGCTTATATTCAGGAATCAAAATGGAattatatgaaaaagaaaatctatTCAAGATTTGTTCtattgggatcgaaataatcagggcgtcatgcggaagctatCAATTGCAAAACTTGAACGGCGATAAATCAGAAGATAAtgaaaatatactaaaagaCATAATATTGGTTTGGTCTATTGACCTAAATATCAAAAGCTAATATAAAGAAAGATATAAAAACTATggagagaataatctccccataaacaagactctttagTGACTACATTGGGGATGCTATTGTGCTGGGTTGTAGAAGAagattcttcaatttatagagaTCCAAATTCTTTTCCTTCAAGAAAAGGACTGCCCAAATataaagagaattatatttttctttcaggAAAAGCAAACCGACTATGGTTATACTTTGGCTTTCCTTCTAGAGAAAAGTTAAACTcaaatatggtaagaaaatcagAGTCAAACCCTAATCTCATCATGCCTTTTATTCCTTCAAATCATAACAATCCAAAATATGCAGCAGACTAGTCCAAGTATTTTGTGAAGCAGAAGCTAACCAAGAATGCAAGCCAAACACAAatgatgaaagaaaaaaaaagcaacacACATGCATGCACTGCAATTGAACTATTGGATTCTGTTTCTGGCGATTATATGCTTGGTTCCGCTAATGGGATCAAATCAATACGTTCTGAAAAGAATATCGAAATATCAATCTTATTGAAATCATTGATCTCATTTGAAATCACATCAATCCAATCATGAGAAATACGAGATATTTAAGTCATACACGTAAAGAGATCTATTCattgattaaaaagaaaaatccacAAGCTGCCATTACTTGGcgcaatttcttttcttttctttatgctAAACCTCGTGAAAAAGATTGTTAGCTCATTACGCGCAAGACAGCAAAAGGAAGATCATACCACAAACTACCATGTCGATGTATTCCACCGCTAATTATAATTTGGCGAGACAAGGCTTTCAATGTAAACAACAATTTCGCCACCACCAAGATTGATCTGATTCTTAGGATCCTTGAAACTGTTATGTGTTGAGTTATACAACATGGCATTTGAATCAGTGTGCAATAAAATTTCATCATTCTGGAACATGAAAAGGGGGATGAAACAGAAAGGGATCGATATCACCCTAGTCCATGACTCCACAACTCCATACTCCTTCATTACCCACACATCCGTTCGGGGAAATTCATCCTCAAGAGTGTACTCATATAATACACACAAATTACCTCCTAAAGTGTCTAAATACCACTCAAACTCAGACTTATCTTCAGGGTTGGGCAATGCTACTTTTCCATATGTTGCATCGTCGAGGTCTAATGAGAAAATAAACGTCTCTGATCTAACTTTAGCCTTAGGCTTAGGGTAGGCTGCAATCCAGTGAAGTCTTCCATTTACAAGTGCACCAATTTCATAACCAAAACGGCCTACGGTAGCACTTGTCAACTCTAAAATCTTTTGCCACGAATTAGTTCTTAGACTATAGGAATTAACCTCGTATGAAAAACCACCATATTGATCACTATCGTTACTTCTAGCAATTACTACAACTTTGTGATCATTTTGGCGCTCATTATAACAAAAACCATAAGCCTGAGGAGATAAACCAGTCGATGAAAGGTGGGGAAATTGTCTAAATTCTCTAGTAGATGGATTCCATATTACAAAGATATTTCTAAACTTGTTCATAATACAAAACAATCCATCACATGAACCCACAATGGTACAGTCTTGCCTATCAAAATCATCAAGCTTAATGGGGATACTACTTGGAGATTCTTCTTCGTACATAATAATCGCGTTAAGAGAGCAAGTGTGAAAAGTTTTGCTATTATTGGTGTAAAGAAGACTGAATTGTTTATTCGTGGCTGAAAGTTTTAGATGGTCTTTGACGAATTGGGGGCTAGAGATGAGAGAAAACCAAGATTTCGAAACACACCTCATCTTCAGCAATATTTTCACAGGTAGCCTTAAGAGTATTTCATATATAATGTCTTCGGAAAGAATTTGCCCAACTGATGATGTTGTTGCTACGTGCTCTGAGATTAATTCCATCAGCGGCACCGTAGGTTTTGGGACTGAAAATATTCTTGACATATTGATGGACTTTTATACCTTTTTACATTAGTCTTAACATAAATTTATTGCTTATTTTggtaaaaaagaatataaataGAGTTTTAACGAAATACTACTTCCTGATGAAATAGAATTCTTATTGGAAAGTTGGCCGCCAGTTGGGTCTTTTGGGGAGTGTTTCCTTTAGTTTATTAGGTTTTCTTTTCATTATTATGTCTACTTTTTgaccaaataaatattaatcTGATAACTGAAAAGATAAACTAATTAACATATatgggaaattttcaaaaatatactgccaaaataaataaatggggAACCCCTGTTGGATAAGATTGCAATATTTTAAACCTTAAAATCAACTAATAATggagtttttaaaaatttataatcaagtttttatttcttttatccaatatttaggattttgaaatttgaattcaaCTAAGTAATATGACCCAGAACAATTTCATAACTTTTAAGTCTTTAAAGTGCGTTAACAATGTTAAGTACGTAATTTACATGTCACCAATGACTATGGATGAGAATAATATTatttgaatatgagaatatatTTGTAGTGTGGTGTGTAAGCTAACAAGGATGTTTATGTGTGGGGAGAACTAACTTGGATTGATTTGGGATTTTCAGAATCTTGTATTggtttaaatatatatatatatatatatatatatatatatatatatatatatatatatatatatatatatatatatatatatttgacatggaaatcaaatataatcaatctatatataatataaagctaggcatagacaatccCATGTGatacctctctatggcctccattgacatttatcttttttctcctttttttgccatttttctcatttttttattgcatcttttagttcatttcaactacactaACTTATGGACTAATAAAAGCCTCCTACAATAAACGTACCATTCAACCTACACAGCAGTAACTTTTGCAATAAAGCCACATAAACCTTCAATCAGCCCACTATCAAAAGCTACTAAATAAGCCATAAATGGTACTTTAAAAGTTTCGATTTTTTAAGCTTAAATTACATGTTATTATTGCTTCTCTTCAAAAAATCATTAACAACCATATGATAAGTAACACAAAGTTGATTTTTTAAGCTTAAATTACATGTTATTATTGCTTCTCTTCAAAAAATCATTAACAACCATATGACAAGTAACACAAAGTTAATCAATCCTAACCCAACCAATTTTATCATTCCTTTTACACCAGGTGAGTATTTTTGGCTTCTCTgtttctatttttgttttttaatttctaaacatTATATTGTTATACTTTATTATGGCTatgattttcctttttgcaGATTGAAAAAAGGTAAGTAATTAGTTTATATGGTGATGCAATATTCCCCAACTTTGTTACACTATTGTTTTTTTGTGGATTATTATGATTTCTCTTTGCGTTAatcccattttctttcttttatggcTACAATACTATTGTTTGTTGTAGATTatcatgatttctatttgcgttattctcttcttctttcttttttgatctCTAATAGGtatgaactttcttgaattgaAAGCATGTTTTTTCgagtactaaatttttttatacgaattgttttctatttctttttttttttaatacaatttGTACTTTTCATCCCTCTATCTTGTATTTTTATAGCTTGTGTAAGCATGCTTTTGTTGCTTAGCTATTAATTGCTAAGGTTGaataatgtatcaacaataGTAAGTAAAGATGTTATTTTACAATTAGCTTTACCAAATAATTTTACATCTTTTCAATGCAAAAATTAGTAAATGATAAAAATTTCAATTGTCAAAAGGATTCTCAATGAAATTAAAGCTTGAAAATTCTGTTCTATTCTTCAATTCTCTCGCTATTTTgaattctctctccttttttgaTGATGTCGTATATTGAATTCAtagaaaaatgttttaaaataaatgaacaatttttctagattttatgaaattttagtACACTGAGGATAATCTTGAGGATGGAAAAGATTAGCTTTAGAGTGAAGCTATAAGT
This window harbors:
- the LOC132054152 gene encoding F-box/kelch-repeat protein At3g23880-like codes for the protein MEQTIVKSTQRCTVGEQNGNLTRHVWFSREKWDSSLYESLIDCQNAPELATKVKRRNQQAISPTSLLYTNNSKTFHTCSLNAIIMYEEESPSSIPIKLDDFDRQDCTIVGSCDGLFCIMNKFRNIFVIWNPSTREFRQFPHLSSTGLSPQAYGFCYNERQNDHKVVVIARSNDSDQYGGFSYEVNSYSLRTNSWQKILELTSATVGRFGYEIGALVNGRLHWIAAYPKPKAKVRSETFIFSLDLDDATYGKVALPNPEDKSEFEWYLDTLGGNLCVLYEYTLEDEFPRTDVWVMKEYGVVESWTRVISIPFCFIPLFMFQNDEILLHTDSNAMLYNSTHNSFKDPKNQINLGGGEIVVYIESLVSPNYN